CTCTTAGGGATCGCTTCGTCAGTGCACCAGAAAATACCTAGCATTAATACTCAACATAGAGTCAATAATGCGCTCACCTGAATATAGATGCAGGTTTTGCTAGAATTGAGGAAAGCGAAGCATCCTACCACTTCGTGAGCCAAGCTTAGTTCCTAAAACAGTTAGATAGTCACGTGTAGTGATGCGCGACGTCGTTCCGAGACGCAGCCGGAGATATCAAACTTGTCCCCCAATGGCCAATGCAGCAGATATTCCACGGGAAACTGGTTGCAATTTGTCAGGATGATATCCGCAGCGTTGATTTATTATGGACTTCTTGCAGACAGACATACCCTCCGTGCAGGACCTCGTGCATTCGGGTGAACCATTTGTCCCCTTTTCCGAGTTCTCGGCCCAGACTCTCCAGGCTCAACCAGACGAAGACACCTCTCGTTGGATTGAAAACAAGATCCGTGATGGAAAGCCCTTTGTTATACGTGGATTTACACAAACAATTCGGTGGCAGAGGGCCAGCCTGAACAATGAAAGTCTAGTTCGGCTTTCTTCATCGGGAGGTATGAGTGCTTCTCACAACCATCTTGCACTGGAAATCGCGGTTGCTAAttcgattttcttttctccagtAATCCCAGTGAGGAACTGCCAGACAGgaagagatattaaaatGCGACTACGGGATCTTCTTTCGTATTCAGATGATGCCCGTACGGGCAGCGTTCGGGAATTGTAggtcattttttttttgcatcGGGCCCTAGATTCATCTGACAAGCAACCGTGTAAGCCTCTATGCGAAGGATTTGCACTGTCCGCGGGAATGGGTGAATTCCTTTGAAAGCCTTTTACCGTCGTCGTTGAGGCATCTTGGTTCACTTGACCTGTTCCGAGTACTGCCAAAAGAGACAACACCGGAAGTACTGATGGCCTACGTTGGGTCACGAAAATCCTTGTATGTTTatgcggctgctgctgtaaCGTTGTCTGTTCACTAATAAGAAAACTTTGCAGCTCTGGGTTTCACAGATGTTTCAGTGCGACTGTAGCGCTCAATCTTATAATCGAATCGGATGGTGAGTACGGGCCCTTATCACCCAAGTTGGTATGAAAATGTTTACTGatcaaaaaaacaaaaaaaaaaggtgatGGACCTGGCTCCATATGTTTTGGAACAGACAGGGAATCGCAACTCAGATATGATACATTCATGAATGCACAGGGAAAATCCGCTCACACTGACTGGGTCAACATATCCATTGACAAGTTAAAATCGGCTGACTTCCCAATCTATGTCACCGACCAAAGGCCTGGCGACCTTGTGGTCTTCCCTACCGCCACTGCCCACCAGATTTGGAATGTCAGCCCTATGGTTAGCAAGGTAGTCTGGAATATAATGCATGCTAGCTCGGTGGCAACTTTCTTTGACTACGTGCAGCCTGTTTACCAGAGACAATGCCATGCAGACACCGGTCGAGTTCCTTTGATTCCAATGTATGCACTACAAAGCGGCGCatgcggaagagaagaggaaaccCTCCTTCTAGATGTTCTTCACAAACaagtcgatgatgaagatacCAGACGAGAATCTGCACTACCAATAAAGACAATTGATACTCAAGGTGCTGTTGTCGAATGCAACTTTTGCGGGCTCACAATATGGAATCGCCATCTACATTGTGAAAAATGCGGCGACTTTGACTTATGTTTAAGGTGCTTCATTTCCGGAAGAAGCTGTAAACATATTGCCGACTACACCTGGGCAGAAATACTGCCGCGCGGACGATGTCAAGACATTATTCAAGCggcaagaagcagaaccgGTGTTGAAGTTTCTCACATTTCAACAGCTTCAAAGTACGCACCCGATTAATAAGCAAAAAATGACGAATTCCATCTCGTGTAGCTAACAAGGGCTGCTAGGCAAATATCGCTCGGTGCTGTAGCTGTTGCTGCAATGGAAGCTCGACGGCAATTAACCGTATGTGGAGTCCTTGTCCAGAAGCATCATTTGATAGTTGCTTATTATTCTGTACAGGAACGACTTTGCCATCTATGTCGTGATAGCCACCCTGCATGGAAAGGCATAATATGCAACCAGTgctccgccttcttctgctttcgaggtcttcatcgccatttTGACGTTGTTCTGACTTCGTTCTTAAGGAATGGCGACTCCTGGCATTGTCCGAAATGCGAGTGCATCTGTAATTGTCGTTGTTGCCATTTCCATCAACCATATCAGAGCAGAGACAAGCCGGTACAAGCGCGGATTAAACCAATCGACACTCGAGGACGCATCCTCGGGTTTGTGGATAATGTATTCGATCAAAAACGGGGGAAAAGAGCAAGTCTTGCCGTAACAAGTGCTTCACCGAATCAAGGTCTATCTCCCCGAGGGGTGAAACGATCTCTCCCACATACAAATGAAGGAGAGCCGGGAAGTTCATGGCAGCACAGGGACTCTTTTGCGGTTGTAAGCGCTGGATCACATGGGACACCGAGTCTGGACACGTCCAATGTGTCTCCAGTAACCATGGCTACGCCTAGTAGAAATGACATGGGCCAGACTCCCTCTCGAGTATTCGACCCTCTGGGCCCATTTCGCAGGGAGAATCAGAGCCAGGCCGGGTCGCCGTTTTCAGACATCCAGCAGTCTTCCCGTTCGTCTGAGACACATCCAGGACActatcctcatcttcccccACCAACCTCCTTCACCAGCGTGCTAGAAACGCCCGTGTCTAGTGGTCCAGCCGAGCGAGTTGATCCCAAGGGTGATGCTACGGACGAAGAAAACATCCATGACTTGGGGAGCAAACTCGAAGCCCTTCGTGGATACGCAAACGACATTCTTGAGCTTTCCTTGGTAGAGTCTCATGCGAAGATTCTGGATCGAATCTCGCAGCTTGAAACTGAGATTGAGAAACGGAAGCGACGGAAAACCGAACTACTCTTGAGTAGATTGGATCGCGACTTTCCCGATCTAGCGGATCTTGCAAGGGAAGAAGCGCGACGCCGGGGCGTTTAAAACAAGACTCACGGCGTCTGACTGGTAACAAGGACAAGGCTGAACATTTGTAAATATGTAATATAAATATCAAGCCGCATGATGTGGTCCCAATGTCAAATTGTCAAATCCGAGAGTCACGGTCTACATCGGCATGAGCAGTTGGGGCACCGCCAATCTCCACTCACCTGACAAGTGACTTTCTTTCGTAGCCAGACCACCACCGGGACCTTTGTTCCACCCTGCCCTCTCCATGTGTGCATAAATACAAGACAGGCCTTCAGTGATATGCCGTGGTGCTTTTCCTCGCGGTCGAGTCTCTAAGAGTTCACTTAAGCAGGTAGCTGAAAGCTCATTCGCTCTTTGTTGACGACTTTCCCGATTGTTCGTCGCCCCTCCTCCCTAGTTGTTCCTCCACTCCACTCCGCACAACAACAAATCGATCTGTTTCAGAGTTTGCCAGGAACGTcgagataaaaaaaaagaggagagaagcCAGAAAATACTTCAAGGGAGCTCCTATCCCGGTCGAATTTCAATAAACTATTTGCGATCCTCTCACGCTATCGAGAAACCGGCCCCAGGTACCTATCCTGACCGCCTCCCACCAGCCACCAGTTCCTCCTCCCTTGGCTGTTCGACAGccctatttttttttctctcttcccctcaTCTCTGATCTCTTGGTCCTGAATTTGGTTACTATTCTACGGAGCGCTTTACTCTCTAGGTATTCCTACCTTCGCTCGCGCCTCTCGTCATGCCATGCTTCAAAGGGCTTGCTGTTAGTATACACACCCCGGACGGACCGCTTCCCGAGCACTCGATCCAGCGCCAGTCTCGGGCCTCGCGCATCACCTCCTACATCCCCGTTCCGCCTCCCAAGATCCCAGAAACAGGTGAAGGAAAACCGGAACAGTCTACTTTTGCAATATCCATTACATTGTTGAATCCCGGACAAGATGTGCCATACTCCTCCCCGAAACCCACGCCCGACGACCCCGCTCCCAAACCCAAGGTCGTCGGCGGTCTCCCAGGACACACGGAGCAACGTGGGCTATACTCGAGCACGGTTTCGCCGTATCAGGCGCTGACAAACTCTCCGAACGAGACCGTTGCTgcttatatatactttgaTGGCCGCCAGAAGGAGGAAGTCGCTACGCTGCTCCGTCGAGGGGAAGAGACCTGGGTGAACTCCCGATGGGTCAGCATTCCCGATTCGGAGGGAGGTGGTCTAGCAGAACGAGAATTCCTCTTCCGCGAGGTCGGACTAGAAAGGTGGCTTAATGGTCTGGATTTGGAAGGGAACAAGGACGCCGCAGCGAAAATCGAGCGGCGACggcagaagatggagaaaCGCCGACACAAGCGTGAGCTTGACGGTAATAATGACCTGGATATGGATGGCAAGAACAAGCGAGATAGGGGCGTCATGCGTTATGGCAACGATACGAAGTCGCCCCTCGAGGACGTTTCCGACGATGATGTATCGCTCCCTAGCTCCGATGATGACCCAGTTCCAGAGTCTACGGGTCAGATCAAAGTCGCGCTGTTCCGCGTTCTCGCTTCGGGCGAAATCAAACGCGGGGAATATTCCCCGCAATTCGATGCtcacgacgacgatgaagacggccAGGGAGGCCAAGGCGGCGGTGACGAAGATATCGACCATACCACTAGTTTCGCGAAGCCGAAATCACTTGATCCGAAGTCAATTAGCACGCAAACGGTCACCGGAATCGATCCGTCTGACAAGCCGTATGCGATTTTTACCTTCATGTACCGGGGAGAACGTAAGTGGCAATGACCTGAGCTTGAATAGACGAAAACTAACTTGTGTGTTTTTAGGACAACTGCAGAAGATGGGAATTTTAAAGGATTCCAAACCGCAGGAAACCCCCGGTTCCGCCAAACGCCGATCGCAGCAGCTCGACTTTGCGAATCTCGGTCCATTGAAGCCCGGAGGCACAGTAGGCTTTCTGAATTTCCGTGATAACACAGAAGGGCCGAAGAAGGACaaaaagaagagcaaagcgATggcggacgacgatgacatggacagcgatgacgacgaggatgaccaGATACTCAATCAGgcggacgaggaagaggacaaggacaaagaCAATCAGCACTTGTCCCCCGATGATATCAAGCGACAGGGCGAATTGGCAGAGGGTCTACGCCAGATTAAGGTAGGATTGCGCatactcttttttttttgaagtTTCGTAACTAACATGTATTAGCTTAAACGTCAACACTCGGCCGCATCGCTCGCTGGGAGCTCTCGACGGGAGAGTCCCAACACAACAGGGGCTACTCCAGCATCGTCGACGTTTTCCACAACCCCTCCAACGGCAACATCGGCACCTGCAGGGACTACCAGTGCAGCGCAAGAAACACAACAGCAACCGAACACAGTCAACGGAGAATTCATCGGCAGCCCACTTAAGAAGCAGCGCCCCAGCGTGTCGCAAGCAGATGAGTCTTCCGTCAGAAGACGGATGGAGTCAGGACTGTCAAAACAAATAAGCGAAGTCCTAGGCAGCGGCGATAACAGCGGAGGTGCCGCAAGCGACTCCAAGGGTGGTCCGCTCGGCCCTCCTCTGAACGAGGGCTTGCAGTCTCCGAAGACACTTGACCCTCCAACAATTAACCCACCTGAGAATGTGGACGAGGAGTTGTAATATTGACATACATCGATTGTCGGTCATTTTTTCGTCAGCTCATCTGCAATCTCATATCCATTTTCATATTTTTGACATATCAACTCTTTTGACGACGTGACGGATTGGCGCAAGGGGCATAAAATCAGGCCCATAACgaaatttctttttttttcttctgttgtttatttctttttttgtggTAGTAGTTTCGAAGTGAAATGACGAAGCAGGAGGCAGGTTCGGCTCTGGCTAGAGATGtctcttcattttcattgaAAATATATTAACTGGATCTGCTTGATAGAGAAGAATGGCATATTATGGGCAGGCTTATATTACGTATGATGAAATGCAACGAATGTTTGGATGATTTCCGCAGACGGAACCTTTTCtccctcaacaacatccttcttcaactctgAATCCCACTACACTACGGCATACTTAGAGTTAAATTACGATGCCTCTCTCACGCTCCTCCGATCCTTTAGTATGGATCGACTGCGAGGTTCGCTCCTCAACGCCCAAAACCATGAACGCAGCCAATTCTCACTGACAAAAGATGACGGGACTCGATCCCAAAACCGACCAAATCCTCCAAATCTGCTGCTTCGTGACCGACGCCAACCTCAACCTTCTTGACACCACGGGCTTCGAAACTGTCGTCCTCGTTCCACAGGCCGTGCTGGATTCCATGTCACAGTGGTGCATTGACACCCACGGCCGCACGGGACTAACAGCGCGGGTGCAAAACTCAACCGTGACGCCCGACGCCGCGGCCGCCGAACTCCTTGCCTACATCAAGCGATACGTACCGAAACCGCGAACGGCGCTGCTAGCAGGGAATAGTGTGCATGCAGACAAAGCGTTCCTGGCGTGTGGACCGTACGCGACAGTGCTGGAGTGGCTGCACTATCGGATTGTGGATGTCAGTACAATCAAGGAGGTTGTCAGGCGGTGGGGGGATGAGGGGCTGTTAAGCAGCGTCCCGCCCAAGAAGGAGGTGCATGAGGCCAGGGAGGATATTCTGGAGAGCATTGAGGAGATGAAATACTACAGGGGGGTTctttttagtaaataatagTAGTCAATGTGCAGGTTCCGTATCGATGTGGTGGTTATTACATTAATATTATGTGTACTGTCGAGGTGTTTTGGTCCCTTCTGGCCCCCCACCAGGCCGGATCATGTCTCTCCCCAAATAGACCTTCGAGCttcattctcctcctgcaTCTCTCTGCAAGCCAATTGTCGGTGAACATCGGAGCATTCCTTGTTTTCGACGTCCGAGCTATAATTACCTGGCTTCCCCCTCtccttgcttttctttcccctccttttgtttttctctctcaCAACATCCCAACAGCTACAAAGCTACCCCGCCATGTCGGTCCAGACCGTTTCCATCCAACCCTTTGGCGACCAGAAGCCCGGAACGTATGTCAATTCATTTTAGTTTCCGAGGATTGCCTTTATCTGACAGTTGTCCAGCTCTGGCCTGCGAAAGAAGGTcaaggtcttccagcaggagaaCTACACCGAATCcttcatcaccag
The nucleotide sequence above comes from Aspergillus puulaauensis MK2 DNA, chromosome 3, nearly complete sequence. Encoded proteins:
- a CDS encoding ZZ-type zinc finger protein (COG:S;~EggNog:ENOG410PW6F;~InterPro:IPR043145,IPR000433,IPR003347;~PFAM:PF00569;~go_function: GO:0008270 - zinc ion binding [Evidence IEA]), producing MDFLQTDIPSVQDLVHSGEPFVPFSEFSAQTLQAQPDEDTSRWIENKIRDGKPFVIRGFTQTIRWQRASLNNESLVRLSSSGVIPVRNCQTGRDIKMRLRDLLSYSDDARTGSVREFLYAKDLHCPREWVNSFESLLPSSLRHLGSLDLFRVLPKETTPEVLMAYVGSRKSFSGFHRCFSATVALNLIIESDGDGPGSICFGTDRESQLRYDTFMNAQGKSAHTDWVNISIDKLKSADFPIYVTDQRPGDLVVFPTATAHQIWNVSPMVSKVVWNIMHASSVATFFDYVQPVYQRQCHADTGRVPLIPMYALQSGACGREEETLLLDVLHKQVDDEDTRRESALPIKTIDTQGAVVECNFCGLTIWNRHLHCEKCGDFDLCLRCFISGRSCKHIADYTWAEILPRGRCQDIIQAARSRTGVEVSHISTASKQISLGAVAVAAMEARRQLTERLCHLCRDSHPAWKGIICNQCSAFFCFRGLHRHFDVVLTSFLRNGDSWHCPKCECICNCRCCHFHQPYQSRDKPVQARIKPIDTRGRILGFVDNVFDQKRGKRASLAVTSASPNQGLSPRGVKRSLPHTNEGEPGSSWQHRDSFAVVSAGSHGTPSLDTSNVSPVTMATPSRNDMGQTPSRVFDPLGPFRRENQSQAGSPFSDIQQSSRSSETHPGHYPHLPPPTSFTSVLETPVSSGPAERVDPKGDATDEENIHDLGSKLEALRGYANDILELSLVESHAKILDRISQLETEIEKRKRRKTELLLSRLDRDFPDLADLAREEARRRGV
- a CDS encoding uncharacterized protein (COG:S;~EggNog:ENOG410PJQH) yields the protein MPCFKGLAVSIHTPDGPLPEHSIQRQSRASRITSYIPVPPPKIPETGEGKPEQSTFAISITLLNPGQDVPYSSPKPTPDDPAPKPKVVGGLPGHTEQRGLYSSTVSPYQALTNSPNETVAAYIYFDGRQKEEVATLLRRGEETWVNSRWVSIPDSEGGGLAEREFLFREVGLERWLNGLDLEGNKDAAAKIERRRQKMEKRRHKRELDGNNDLDMDGKNKRDRGVMRYGNDTKSPLEDVSDDDVSLPSSDDDPVPESTGQIKVALFRVLASGEIKRGEYSPQFDAHDDDEDGQGGQGGGDEDIDHTTSFAKPKSLDPKSISTQTVTGIDPSDKPYAIFTFMYRGERQLQKMGILKDSKPQETPGSAKRRSQQLDFANLGPLKPGGTVGFLNFRDNTEGPKKDKKKSKAMADDDDMDSDDDEDDQILNQADEEEDKDKDNQHLSPDDIKRQGELAEGLRQIKLKRQHSAASLAGSSRRESPNTTGATPASSTFSTTPPTATSAPAGTTSAAQETQQQPNTVNGEFIGSPLKKQRPSVSQADESSVRRRMESGLSKQISEVLGSGDNSGGAASDSKGGPLGPPLNEGLQSPKTLDPPTINPPENVDEEL
- a CDS encoding oligoribonuclease (BUSCO:EOG09264V2U;~COG:L;~EggNog:ENOG410PNZS;~InterPro:IPR036397,IPR013520,IPR012337,IPR022894;~PFAM:PF00929;~go_function: GO:0000175 - 3'-5'-exoribonuclease activity [Evidence IEA];~go_function: GO:0003676 - nucleic acid binding [Evidence IEA]), with product MPLSRSSDPLVWIDCEMTGLDPKTDQILQICCFVTDANLNLLDTTGFETVVLVPQAVLDSMSQWCIDTHGRTGLTARVQNSTVTPDAAAAELLAYIKRYVPKPRTALLAGNSVHADKAFLACGPYATVLEWLHYRIVDVSTIKEVVRRWGDEGLLSSVPPKKEVHEAREDILESIEEMKYYRGVLFSK